In Candidatus Mycalebacterium zealandia, one DNA window encodes the following:
- a CDS encoding alpha/beta fold hydrolase, translating to MGFQRRQLLSYKARDGFEIDSLLTTPAVKNEDVLCRIPVIINIHGVLGNFLARGTPKIFPSVMLERGYSTFSINTRMAFMGQIFGTGIFDKAWEDVECSVEVLSKEGFENIYIMGYSMGANIAVDYMERRPDSPVKGLILEGCSPSLPESQKSRLDKWGSIPGYNDIYKKAKSVLKPDPETSKNDQIFVVYRAWGESLAPVDVEMFTYKTWWFMRGPDAERAKTKNIIGAVAAPVLFINGANDDIVFAGEPEKLKDILNKSGNSDVEIEYIPDAGHDCLENPEYCADVMDRWIKRHEG from the coding sequence ATGGGTTTTCAACGGCGACAGCTTCTCAGTTATAAAGCGCGAGACGGTTTTGAAATTGACTCTCTTCTTACCACTCCGGCGGTGAAAAACGAAGATGTTTTGTGCCGAATTCCCGTCATCATCAACATACATGGGGTTCTAGGCAACTTCCTTGCGCGGGGAACTCCGAAAATTTTCCCCTCCGTTATGCTTGAACGGGGGTATTCAACGTTTTCAATAAACACGCGCATGGCATTTATGGGGCAGATATTTGGAACGGGCATTTTTGACAAGGCGTGGGAGGATGTGGAATGCTCGGTTGAGGTTTTGAGCAAAGAGGGTTTTGAGAATATCTACATTATGGGATACAGCATGGGGGCAAACATAGCGGTTGACTACATGGAACGCCGCCCGGATTCTCCGGTGAAGGGGTTGATTCTTGAAGGGTGCTCACCGTCTCTTCCCGAGTCGCAAAAAAGCCGGCTGGACAAGTGGGGCAGTATACCCGGGTATAACGATATTTATAAAAAGGCGAAATCGGTTTTGAAGCCTGACCCCGAAACGTCCAAAAACGATCAGATTTTTGTCGTTTACAGAGCGTGGGGAGAGTCTCTTGCTCCGGTGGATGTTGAGATGTTCACTTATAAAACATGGTGGTTTATGAGAGGTCCGGATGCCGAGCGCGCCAAGACAAAAAACATCATAGGGGCTGTTGCCGCGCCCGTGCTTTTTATCAACGGAGCAAATGACGACATAGTTTTCGCGGGCGAGCCGGAGAAATTGAAGGACATTTTGAACAAATCTGGAAACAGCGACGTTGAGATTGAGTACATACCGGACGCTGGGCATGACTGTTTGGAAAATCCGGAATATTGCGCCGATGTCATGGACAGGTGGATAAAGAGACACGAAGGGTGA